Genomic segment of Nevskiales bacterium:
TATCGCGCTGACCTCCTCAGCGCCAGGCCTCCAGCGCACGCACGCGGTCGCCGCCCGGCTGGCTGCCGATCCGGCGCGTTTCCGGCAGTTCGCGGATTTCGTGGATGGCGGCACGGCTGAAGCCGGCGGCCTGCATCAGGCCGATGCCGTGCCCGGCCGATTCGAAGTGGATATGCATGCGCCCGCGCACGAAGGCCTGGATCACGCCGCCGAACACCCTGGCCGCGAGGCCGCGATGCTGCTGCATGAAATACACGTCCGCCAGGTACAGCCCCTGCGGAAAGCCGGCCAGCGTGCGCGCGATGCGCGCCCACACGCCCTGCGCGGCAACCGGGTCCAGGTAATTCATCAGGCCCTCGGTGATGATGGCCAGGCCCTGCTTCGGGTCGAGCCGGCCGGCTACCTGCGCCAGCGAATCCGGGCCGCCGTCGGCCAGCGCATCGAGCGTGAGGACCTGATGGCGAGGGCCGAGCAGGCCGGCGTCGGCGAGGAGCTTGCGCTTCAGCGCGGCCATCTGCGGCAGGTCGGTCTCGAGGTAGGTCAGCCGCTCGCCGTATTTCTGTGTCATGCGCACGCCTCGGCCGGACAGGCCCGCCGCGATCTCGATGACCTGCGTCACGCGCCCGTCGTCGATGGCGCGCGCCAGCAGCGCGTCGATGGCGGTATGGCGCGCCAGCATCAGGTTCTGGAACACCTCGCCGCCCAGCAGCTTCATCAGCAGGCCGAAGGGCCGGTCCAGGCGCTTGCCCTTGGGCGTCGCCAGCGCCGCATGCGAGAGCCCGTGCTTGTACCAGAAGTAGCCGGTGGCGTAGGCCGTGGGGCTGATGCGTTCGGAACTCATACTCAGACTCCGGGGGCGCCGGGGAAGCCGACGTAGTACTGCCCGCACAGCATGCCGCCGTCCACTGCGATCTCGGCGCCGCACAAGTAAGA
This window contains:
- a CDS encoding class I SAM-dependent methyltransferase, with translation MSSERISPTAYATGYFWYKHGLSHAALATPKGKRLDRPFGLLMKLLGGEVFQNLMLARHTAIDALLARAIDDGRVTQVIEIAAGLSGRGVRMTQKYGERLTYLETDLPQMAALKRKLLADAGLLGPRHQVLTLDALADGGPDSLAQVAGRLDPKQGLAIITEGLMNYLDPVAAQGVWARIARTLAGFPQGLYLADVYFMQQHRGLAARVFGGVIQAFVRGRMHIHFESAGHGIGLMQAAGFSRAAIHEIRELPETRRIGSQPGGDRVRALEAWR